Proteins encoded in a region of the Pseudomonas shahriarae genome:
- a CDS encoding glutamate-5-semialdehyde dehydrogenase, whose product MTESVLDYMTRLGRAARQASRLIARASTAQKNRALLAAADALDASRSELTAANELDLANGRANGLEPALLDRLALTPARIDDMIEGLRQVAKLPDPIGEIRDMRYLPSGIQVGKMRVPLGVIGIIYESRPNVTIDAASLCLKSGNATILRGGSEAIHSNRAIAACIQQGLAVAELPAEVVQVVETTDRAAVGALITMPEFVDVIVPRGGKGLIERVSRDAKVPVIKHLDGVCHVFIDVAADLDKAIRIADNAKTHRYAPCNTMETLLVHAGIAERVLPPLAAIYRDKGVELRGCERTRALLGSDVIEATEQDWYTEYTAPILSIRIVDDLDQAIEHINTYGSKHTDAIVSEHFSDARRFLTEVDSASVMINASTRFADGFEYGLGAEIGISTDKLHARGPVGLEGLTSEKYVVFGDGHVRT is encoded by the coding sequence ATGACTGAGTCCGTTCTTGACTACATGACCCGCCTGGGTCGCGCTGCCCGTCAGGCCTCGCGGTTGATCGCCCGTGCGAGCACCGCGCAGAAGAACCGTGCCCTGCTGGCGGCCGCCGATGCTCTGGATGCCTCGCGCTCCGAGTTGACCGCTGCCAACGAGCTGGACCTGGCCAACGGCCGGGCCAATGGTCTGGAGCCGGCATTGCTGGATCGCCTGGCGCTGACGCCGGCCCGTATCGACGACATGATCGAAGGCTTGCGCCAGGTGGCCAAGCTGCCGGACCCCATCGGTGAGATCCGCGACATGCGCTACCTGCCGTCAGGTATCCAGGTCGGCAAGATGCGTGTGCCCCTGGGCGTGATCGGCATCATCTATGAGTCGCGGCCCAACGTGACCATCGACGCCGCGAGCCTGTGCCTGAAGTCCGGCAACGCCACCATCCTGCGCGGCGGCTCCGAAGCGATCCATTCCAACCGCGCCATCGCCGCCTGCATCCAGCAAGGCCTGGCCGTGGCCGAGTTGCCGGCTGAAGTGGTGCAAGTGGTGGAAACCACCGACCGCGCCGCCGTCGGGGCGCTGATCACCATGCCGGAGTTTGTCGACGTAATTGTTCCACGCGGCGGCAAGGGCCTGATCGAACGTGTCAGCCGCGATGCCAAGGTGCCAGTTATCAAGCACCTGGATGGCGTCTGCCATGTGTTTATCGACGTGGCGGCCGATCTCGACAAGGCGATCCGCATTGCCGATAACGCCAAGACCCACCGCTACGCGCCGTGCAACACCATGGAAACCCTGTTGGTCCACGCCGGCATTGCCGAGCGCGTGTTGCCGCCGCTGGCTGCAATCTACCGTGACAAAGGCGTGGAGTTGCGGGGTTGCGAGCGTACCCGGGCATTGCTGGGCAGCGACGTGATCGAAGCCACCGAGCAGGACTGGTACACCGAATACACGGCGCCGATCCTGTCGATTCGTATCGTCGATGACCTGGACCAGGCCATCGAGCACATCAATACCTACGGCTCCAAGCATACCGACGCCATTGTTTCCGAGCATTTCAGCGATGCCCGGCGTTTCCTCACCGAAGTAGACTCTGCTTCGGTGATGATCAACGCCTCGACGCGTTTTGCCGACGGCTTCGAGTACGGCCTGGGGGCGGAGATCGGGATTTCCACGGACAAGCTGCATGCCCGTGGCCCGGTGGGCCTGGAAGGCCTGACCAGCGAGAAGTACGTGGTCTTTGGCGATGGTCATGTGCGCACTTGA